The Candidatus Woesearchaeota archaeon DNA segment AGACAGTAGGCAAGCTTCCTATAGATGTCAAAAGAATGCAGATAGACTTGCTAAGTGCAAGTAGCCATAAGCTTCATGGGCCTAAAGGCGTGGGATTCCTGTATGTTAAAAAAGGAACCAGGATAGGCTCTCTGATTCATGGAGGCAGCCATGAGTTCGGAAAAAGGGCAGGAACTGAAAATATAGCAGGCATAGTTGGTTTCGGCAAAGCCTGCGAAATAGCCGCAGCAGGGCTAAAAAAAAATCATGAATATCTATCCGGCCTTAGAAACAGGTTAATGGATGGCGTCTTAAAAAACATTGCAAGAAGCTATTTGAATGGGGACAGGGAAAAAAGGCTTCCCAATAATGTCCATTTCAGGTTTGATTTTATTGAGGGGGAAGCATTGCTACTTCACCTAGACGGAAAAGAAATATGCGCAAGCACAGGAAGCGCCTGCTCAACAAAATCTCTGAAGCCGAGCCATGTACTGACAGCCCTTGGCCTCAAGCCTGTCCAGGCGCACGGCTCATTAAGATTAACTTTAAGCAAATATAATACTCCGGAAGATATAGATAAGGTCATTAAAGTGCTGCCTCCGATTATATGTAATTTGAGAAAGATCAGCCCCCTTAACGAAAAGAATATCAACGATGACTTTCCGGATGATAAATGTGGGCATTAGGTGATAATTATGTATAGCAAAAAAGTAATGGAGCATTTCAAATCTCCCCATAATCTGGGAGAGATTAAAGATGCAGATGGAGTCGGCAAGTTAGGCAATCCTACCTGTGGAGACATGATGTACTGCTATATCAAGGTAGCCAAGGATAAAAAAGGCAGGGAATACCTGAAAGATATCAAGATAAAGACATTCGGCTGCGTCGCAGCAATAGCTACTTCTTCTATGATTACTGATTTAGCTAAAGGCAAAACTTTGGAAGAAGCAAAAAAAATAACAAGGGATGATGTAAAGGACGCCTTACAGGGCCTCCCCCCGATCAAAGTCCATTGCAGCAACCTTGCAGCAGACGCATTGCATAGGGCTATCGGGGATTATGAGAAAAAGAAATAAAATCCATCAGCCGGATATTTTCTCATAAATTGACTTGGCATGCTCGCATGGCTTTCCATCCCATGAGCAAATGCTTGCACAGCATCCCAGGTGAACCATGCCTTCCTTGTTAGCGCATAAGACAATTTCATCCGGGCTGTCCTGGAAATTGCTTCCGCAAATTTTGCAGTTATTCATTTTACACACACCTTTTAAATTTATTTTTCAGGGATAATTTCTCCTCTGTAAAATTTAGCCGCATCCTCAGGTGGCATTGAATTTATGATAGCTTCTGTCGAAAATTCAAAACCAGCCCATGTAGCTAATCTCGGGGTTACTTCAACATGAAAGTGAAGGTTTTCATTGCTTGGCGAATAATGCAGGTAATAGTTATAAGATACATTA contains these protein-coding regions:
- the nifS gene encoding cysteine desulfurase NifS; protein product: MKTVYMDNAATTPVDEEVLKEMLPYFSEKYGNASSLHSMGQEAAEALYLARERAARLINADSEEIIFTSGGSESDNAALKEIMFKNRDKGNHLITSRIEHPAVLRTAEFLEKMGFSVTYLDVDKTGSVNPLDVKKAVTKNTVLVSIMHANNEIGTIQPIEEISKICKENKILFHTDAVQTVGKLPIDVKRMQIDLLSASSHKLHGPKGVGFLYVKKGTRIGSLIHGGSHEFGKRAGTENIAGIVGFGKACEIAAAGLKKNHEYLSGLRNRLMDGVLKNIARSYLNGDREKRLPNNVHFRFDFIEGEALLLHLDGKEICASTGSACSTKSLKPSHVLTALGLKPVQAHGSLRLTLSKYNTPEDIDKVIKVLPPIICNLRKISPLNEKNINDDFPDDKCGH
- a CDS encoding iron-sulfur cluster assembly scaffold protein, whose product is MYSKKVMEHFKSPHNLGEIKDADGVGKLGNPTCGDMMYCYIKVAKDKKGREYLKDIKIKTFGCVAAIATSSMITDLAKGKTLEEAKKITRDDVKDALQGLPPIKVHCSNLAADALHRAIGDYEKKK